A genomic segment from Lignipirellula cremea encodes:
- the rpiA gene encoding ribose-5-phosphate isomerase RpiA produces MTTPDYEAEKRQAAARSLDYIRPGMRLGLGSGSTARFLVDLLAKRVQAGLQVQCVATSETTHGWAEQAGLPLTTLDETPELDLTIDGADEADRQRNLIKGGGGALLREKIVAGASRQMIVIADSRKLVDQLGAFPLPVEVVPFACEPVACRLRGMQARPTLRLQDGKPFVTDEGNHIFDCALERIDDPAGLAAALAQIPGIVEHGLFVGYADILLIGRGDQVEVVE; encoded by the coding sequence ATGACCACGCCCGATTACGAAGCGGAAAAACGCCAGGCCGCCGCCAGAAGCCTCGACTACATCAGGCCCGGCATGCGGCTGGGGCTGGGATCCGGCAGCACGGCCCGGTTTCTGGTCGATCTGCTGGCGAAGCGCGTCCAGGCGGGACTGCAGGTGCAATGCGTCGCCACTTCGGAAACCACGCACGGCTGGGCCGAACAGGCAGGGCTGCCGCTGACCACGCTCGATGAAACGCCCGAGCTCGATTTAACGATCGACGGAGCCGACGAAGCAGATCGCCAGCGCAACCTGATCAAAGGGGGCGGCGGCGCGCTGCTGCGGGAAAAAATCGTGGCGGGCGCCAGCCGGCAGATGATCGTGATTGCCGACTCCCGCAAGCTGGTTGACCAGTTGGGGGCCTTTCCGCTGCCGGTCGAGGTTGTGCCGTTCGCCTGTGAGCCGGTCGCCTGTCGACTGCGGGGGATGCAGGCCCGTCCCACGCTGCGTCTGCAGGATGGGAAGCCGTTCGTCACCGACGAAGGGAACCATATCTTTGATTGCGCGCTGGAACGGATCGACGACCCGGCCGGCCTGGCGGCCGCCTTAGCGCAGATTCCCGGGATTGTGGAGCACGGGCTGTTTGTCGGTTACGCCGATATTCTGCTGATTGGCCGCGGCGACCAGGTCGAGGTGGTGGAGTAA
- the acs gene encoding acetate--CoA ligase: protein MSEKGGGQLDTVMHEERLFPPTEAFVAKAQINSPAAYERLYNESKSDPQGFWEKLAREELHWFEPFHTTLEWKEPHAQWFVGGKTNASYNCLDAHLDTYRRNKAAIIWEGEPGDQQVLTYQQLHREVCKFANVLKTLGVGQGDVVSIYMPMTPELAIAMLACARIGAVHSVIFAGFSAEAIADRNNDASAKLQITADAAWRRGKELPLKATVDAALAKSPTVQKCVVLKRVGCETPMQEGRDVWWHELMAEASADCPATPLDSENPLFILYTSGSTGKPKGIKHTTAGYNLFVKKTFEWVFDHRDTDIFWCTADCGWVTGHSYVVYGPLTAGATVLMYEGAPNYPAEDRFWDIIERHQPTILYTAPTAIRAFIKWGDEHVDKHDLSSLRLLGTVGEGINPEAWMWYHEKIGAKRCPIVDTWWQTETGGIMMSPLPGAIPAKPGSCTKPLPGVFPAIVDEEGQPVEANHGGWLTMTHPWPGMLRGIWGDEARYEEQYWSKVPGSYLAGDNARCDNDGYYWIMGRIDDVINVSGHRLSTIEVESALVSHPNVAEAAAVGRPDEIKGQAIAVFVTVKGAEPSEELRQALKMHVRKEIGALAQPDDIRFTSSLPKTRSGKIMRRLLRDIASGQEAAGDTSTLEDLSVLAKLRDDDES from the coding sequence ATGTCTGAAAAAGGCGGCGGTCAACTTGACACGGTGATGCACGAAGAGCGGCTTTTCCCGCCGACCGAGGCGTTTGTCGCCAAGGCGCAGATCAACTCTCCGGCAGCCTACGAACGCCTGTATAACGAATCCAAGAGCGACCCTCAGGGTTTCTGGGAGAAACTAGCCCGCGAAGAACTGCACTGGTTTGAGCCGTTCCACACCACGCTGGAATGGAAAGAGCCGCATGCCCAGTGGTTTGTCGGCGGCAAAACCAACGCCAGCTATAACTGCCTCGACGCGCATCTGGATACGTATCGTCGGAACAAAGCGGCCATCATCTGGGAAGGGGAGCCCGGCGATCAGCAGGTGCTGACCTACCAGCAGTTGCATCGCGAGGTGTGCAAGTTCGCCAATGTGCTGAAAACGCTCGGCGTGGGCCAGGGCGATGTCGTTTCCATTTATATGCCGATGACGCCCGAACTGGCCATCGCCATGCTGGCTTGCGCCCGGATCGGGGCGGTCCATTCGGTCATTTTCGCCGGCTTCTCGGCCGAAGCGATCGCCGACCGGAACAACGACGCCAGCGCCAAACTGCAGATCACGGCCGACGCTGCCTGGCGCCGCGGGAAAGAACTGCCGCTGAAAGCGACGGTCGACGCCGCCCTGGCCAAGTCGCCTACGGTCCAAAAATGCGTGGTTCTGAAGCGGGTCGGTTGCGAAACACCGATGCAGGAAGGCCGCGACGTCTGGTGGCACGAGCTGATGGCGGAAGCCTCGGCCGATTGCCCGGCCACGCCGCTTGATAGCGAGAACCCGCTGTTCATCCTGTACACCAGCGGCTCAACCGGCAAGCCCAAAGGGATCAAACACACCACGGCCGGCTACAACCTGTTCGTCAAGAAAACGTTCGAATGGGTCTTCGATCACCGGGATACCGATATCTTCTGGTGCACGGCCGACTGCGGCTGGGTCACGGGGCACAGCTATGTGGTCTACGGGCCGTTGACCGCCGGGGCCACCGTGCTGATGTACGAAGGGGCGCCCAACTACCCGGCCGAAGACCGTTTCTGGGATATCATCGAGCGGCATCAGCCGACTATTCTGTACACGGCCCCCACCGCCATCCGCGCGTTTATCAAATGGGGGGACGAGCATGTCGACAAGCACGACCTTTCCAGCCTGCGATTGCTCGGCACGGTCGGCGAAGGGATCAACCCGGAAGCCTGGATGTGGTACCACGAGAAGATCGGGGCAAAACGCTGCCCGATCGTCGATACCTGGTGGCAGACGGAAACCGGCGGCATCATGATGTCGCCGCTGCCTGGCGCCATTCCCGCCAAGCCTGGCAGTTGCACCAAACCGCTGCCTGGCGTGTTCCCGGCAATCGTCGATGAAGAAGGCCAGCCGGTCGAAGCGAACCATGGCGGCTGGCTGACCATGACTCACCCCTGGCCCGGCATGCTCCGCGGGATCTGGGGCGACGAAGCCCGCTACGAAGAGCAGTACTGGTCCAAGGTGCCCGGCAGTTATCTGGCCGGCGACAACGCCCGCTGCGACAACGACGGCTATTACTGGATCATGGGCCGCATCGACGATGTGATCAATGTTTCCGGTCATCGCCTGAGCACGATCGAAGTCGAGAGCGCCCTGGTCAGCCATCCCAATGTGGCCGAAGCGGCCGCCGTGGGACGTCCCGACGAGATCAAAGGCCAGGCGATCGCCGTCTTTGTCACCGTCAAAGGGGCCGAACCGTCGGAAGAACTGCGGCAAGCGCTGAAGATGCACGTCCGCAAAGAGATCGGCGCGCTGGCCCAGCCCGACGACATTCGCTTTACCAGCTCTCTTCCCAAAACACGCAGCGGCAAAATCATGCGTCGCCTGCTGCGGGATATTGCTTCGGGACAGGAAGCGGCCGGTGATACCTCCACCCTGGAGGATCTCAGCGTTCTCGCCAAGCTGCGCGACGACGACGAATCTTAA
- a CDS encoding peptidyl-alpha-hydroxyglycine alpha-amidating lyase family protein, with amino-acid sequence MQGNPTMRLLAVAAVLYGGGSLGVAGLPSQGNAAEPVAEKASAEPVQFGAAVVFGRLPDSVTIGSCAAVSVDSQGRIYLFHRGRQPIRCYDQQGDLLRSWGDDEIHTAHGLRIDADDNVWVTDMGAHRVRQYSPRGDLLLTLGTGQPGDDDDQFDRPTDLAFGAKGEVFISDGYGNSRVLVMSPGGVLQGQWGKRGVEPGQFHLPHSLLIDSQGRLLVGDRENDRIQVFTQQGKLLEIWKGYAPYGLALDPAGNVFVADGRANQVLQLDSDGKVVQRIGRRGDKPGEFQMPHMLAFDADGNLFVAEVQGKRLQKFPRLTRP; translated from the coding sequence ATGCAGGGAAACCCCACGATGCGATTGCTGGCCGTGGCCGCCGTACTTTACGGCGGCGGGAGCCTGGGCGTTGCCGGTCTGCCCAGCCAGGGTAATGCGGCGGAACCCGTGGCGGAGAAAGCGTCGGCGGAGCCGGTGCAGTTTGGGGCGGCCGTTGTTTTTGGGCGGTTGCCGGACTCCGTGACGATCGGCTCCTGTGCGGCTGTGTCGGTGGATTCGCAGGGACGCATCTATCTGTTTCATCGCGGCCGCCAGCCGATTCGCTGCTATGACCAGCAGGGCGACCTGCTGCGGTCCTGGGGCGACGACGAGATCCACACGGCTCATGGCCTGCGGATCGACGCCGACGACAACGTCTGGGTGACCGACATGGGCGCCCATCGCGTGCGCCAGTACAGCCCCCGGGGAGATCTGCTGCTCACGCTGGGAACGGGCCAACCGGGGGACGACGACGACCAGTTTGATCGTCCGACCGACCTGGCGTTTGGCGCCAAAGGGGAAGTGTTCATCTCCGACGGTTATGGCAACAGCCGCGTACTGGTGATGTCGCCCGGCGGCGTGCTGCAGGGGCAGTGGGGAAAGCGGGGCGTGGAGCCCGGGCAGTTCCATCTGCCCCACTCGCTGCTGATCGATTCCCAGGGCCGACTGCTGGTCGGCGATCGGGAGAACGACCGGATCCAGGTGTTCACCCAGCAAGGGAAACTGCTCGAAATCTGGAAAGGCTACGCCCCCTACGGCCTGGCGCTGGATCCGGCGGGGAACGTCTTTGTGGCCGACGGCAGGGCGAACCAGGTGCTGCAGCTCGACAGCGACGGCAAGGTCGTGCAGCGGATCGGCCGCCGCGGCGACAAGCCGGGCGAATTCCAGATGCCCCACATGCTGGCCTTCGACGCTGACGGCAATCTGTTCGTCGCCGAAGTTCAGGGAAAACGCCTGCAGAAGTTTCCGCGTCTGACGCGCCCTTAG
- a CDS encoding Gfo/Idh/MocA family protein — translation MLEPLRWGILGTGKIANRFADELRQAQAGVLAATGSRTLDSASSFAAQYGGQAHGSYEQLLADPTVEAVYISLPNALHYPWTLLALQAGKHVLCEKPMAAKASEAEEMFEAADKAGLRLAEAFMYRHHPAVGQMLRTAHEGAVGQIRLIRANFTFHRQATLEDGRYQTKLAGGSLMDVGCYCVNFSRAVAQAEPSEVHAAAHRHESGVDDYAAGVLNFNGQILASFTCGMTVESNRQTLIAGDEGYLMMPDPWQGDGSYSLFRGEEEQKFCVPSDRGRFALEADEMAHLVREGGEQIVTPADTLGNLQVLDDLRSDAGLGY, via the coding sequence ATGTTGGAACCGCTGCGCTGGGGCATTCTGGGAACCGGCAAAATCGCGAACCGTTTTGCCGATGAATTGCGGCAAGCGCAGGCCGGCGTGCTGGCGGCGACCGGCTCCCGCACGCTGGATTCGGCCAGCAGCTTTGCGGCCCAATACGGCGGCCAGGCGCACGGCAGTTATGAACAGCTGTTAGCGGATCCCACCGTGGAAGCGGTTTACATCTCGCTGCCCAATGCGCTGCATTACCCGTGGACGCTGCTGGCCCTGCAGGCGGGCAAGCATGTGCTGTGCGAGAAGCCGATGGCGGCCAAGGCAAGCGAAGCGGAAGAGATGTTCGAGGCGGCCGACAAAGCCGGCCTGCGGCTGGCTGAAGCGTTCATGTACCGGCATCATCCGGCCGTGGGGCAAATGCTGAGGACGGCGCACGAAGGGGCCGTGGGACAGATCCGGCTGATCAGGGCGAACTTTACCTTCCATCGCCAGGCAACGCTGGAAGACGGCCGTTACCAGACCAAACTGGCCGGCGGATCGCTGATGGATGTCGGCTGCTACTGTGTGAACTTCTCCCGGGCCGTCGCCCAGGCGGAGCCTTCGGAAGTGCATGCGGCCGCCCATCGGCACGAGTCGGGCGTCGATGACTATGCTGCCGGGGTGCTGAATTTCAACGGGCAGATTCTGGCTTCGTTCACCTGCGGGATGACGGTGGAAAGCAATCGCCAGACCCTCATTGCCGGCGATGAAGGCTATCTCATGATGCCCGATCCCTGGCAGGGGGACGGTTCGTATTCCCTGTTCCGCGGCGAGGAAGAGCAGAAGTTCTGCGTGCCGTCGGACCGAGGGCGGTTCGCCCTGGAGGCGGATGAAATGGCGCACCTGGTTCGAGAAGGGGGCGAACAGATCGTCACCCCGGCGGACACGCTGGGGAATCTCCAGGTGCTGGACGATCTGCGGAGCGACGCCGGTCTGGGCTACTAA
- a CDS encoding hsp70 family protein, translating into MSSTPVDFDPLVDEAPSRYVVGIDLGTTNSALTYVDTEKSPWTVEVFAAPQVVAAGEVEARETLPSFHYQATLNEAEQGALRLPWLKENPTYAVGVFARDQGTAAPGRMIASAKSWLSHTGVDRTARLLPWHGAAEIERLSPVEVSSRYLAHLRAAWDQRFPAHPLADQEIVLTLPASFDEVARELTIEAAAQAGLRRVVLIEEPQAAFYAWVWRHKTDWEQHVEPGQKILVCDIGGGTSDFTLIRVRKSSEVSAAGHKVQFHRVAVGEHLILGGDNLDLALAKYLEAKLTQQGKLEPRQWDVLVRSCRSAKEMILADDGPEETTVNLPGAGSRLIGGGLTAHLTREEGRQVLLDGFFPLTRLDDRPQTRASGFQEFGLPYASDAAVTRYLAVFLQAHRHSGLDDQESTGDTDPARPDIVLFNGGVLESSAVRRRLLESLNRWFAPADDPDWAPQVLENPRLDLAVAQGAAYYGMVRRGEGVRIAASLARSYYIGVESDPPCAVCLLPGNAEPGQTIDLPEPTFELMVSQPVEFPLYTSSTRLTDAPGQVAPIDFDQMKPLPPIRTVLQTRSKKERGPLEVALHAGLTEIGALDLWCTEKDGDRRWRLQFDVRSATQTDRAAHESAAEAEGVVDEASWEQCMELLDRTFSPGGTDAPEGLVKRLEKALERNRKDWPTSLLRRIWEALIERDAGRRRSATHEARWLNLLGYCLRPGYGLAVDDWRVAETWRNVQGKLAHGAAICRTESLILWRRISGGLSTGQQQAVAEPLLAPVRNLSRRLAGGPARGDLAFSPHESHEVWRLLGSLELLATPMKIELGDMIIAMFGKKKLQPARAAMVWALGRLGQRTPLYGPLNTVTPSEKAGVWLERLMDAPGEDPIDLFAAMQMARRTDDRYRDLAEPLRAEVLEYLQRRQAPAHFVDLVRSGGSLDLEEQGKVFGESLPKGLRISS; encoded by the coding sequence GTGTCTTCGACGCCTGTTGATTTTGATCCGCTGGTTGATGAAGCCCCCAGCCGTTACGTCGTGGGCATCGATCTGGGAACGACGAACTCGGCGTTGACGTATGTCGATACCGAGAAATCGCCCTGGACAGTCGAAGTGTTTGCGGCGCCCCAGGTCGTGGCGGCCGGCGAAGTCGAAGCCCGCGAGACGCTCCCCTCGTTCCACTACCAGGCGACCCTCAACGAGGCCGAACAAGGCGCCCTGCGGTTGCCCTGGTTGAAAGAAAATCCGACGTACGCGGTCGGCGTATTCGCCCGCGACCAGGGGACGGCGGCGCCAGGGCGCATGATCGCTTCCGCCAAAAGCTGGCTCAGCCACACCGGCGTGGATCGCACGGCCCGACTGCTGCCCTGGCATGGCGCCGCTGAGATCGAACGCCTGTCGCCGGTCGAGGTTTCCTCCCGCTATCTGGCGCACCTCAGGGCGGCCTGGGACCAGCGATTCCCGGCGCATCCGCTGGCCGACCAGGAGATTGTGCTGACGCTGCCCGCTTCGTTCGACGAAGTGGCCCGCGAACTCACGATCGAAGCGGCCGCCCAGGCCGGACTTCGCCGGGTCGTGCTGATCGAAGAACCGCAGGCCGCGTTTTACGCCTGGGTTTGGCGGCACAAGACGGACTGGGAGCAGCATGTCGAACCGGGGCAGAAAATCCTGGTGTGCGATATCGGCGGCGGCACATCGGACTTTACCCTCATTCGCGTGCGGAAGAGCAGCGAGGTCTCCGCCGCCGGCCATAAAGTGCAGTTCCACCGCGTGGCGGTCGGCGAGCACCTGATCCTGGGCGGCGATAACCTCGACCTGGCTTTGGCCAAATATCTGGAAGCCAAACTCACCCAGCAAGGCAAGCTCGAGCCGCGACAGTGGGACGTGCTGGTCCGCAGTTGCCGCAGCGCCAAAGAGATGATCCTGGCCGACGACGGGCCGGAAGAAACGACCGTCAATCTGCCGGGCGCCGGCTCCCGCCTGATCGGCGGCGGTCTCACGGCGCATCTCACCCGCGAAGAAGGCCGGCAGGTGCTCCTGGACGGGTTCTTCCCGCTGACCCGACTGGACGATCGGCCGCAAACGCGGGCGTCCGGCTTTCAGGAATTTGGCCTGCCCTACGCCAGCGACGCCGCTGTCACCCGTTACCTGGCCGTCTTCCTCCAGGCGCATCGTCACAGCGGACTCGATGACCAGGAGTCGACGGGCGATACGGACCCGGCCCGGCCAGATATCGTGCTGTTCAATGGGGGCGTGCTGGAATCCAGCGCAGTGCGGCGTCGGTTGCTGGAGTCGCTCAACCGCTGGTTCGCCCCGGCCGATGATCCGGACTGGGCTCCGCAAGTGCTGGAGAACCCGCGGCTGGACCTGGCAGTCGCCCAGGGGGCTGCGTATTACGGCATGGTCCGTCGGGGCGAAGGGGTGCGAATCGCCGCCAGCCTTGCCCGCTCTTATTACATTGGCGTGGAAAGCGACCCGCCGTGCGCCGTCTGCCTGCTCCCCGGCAACGCCGAGCCGGGCCAGACGATCGACCTGCCGGAACCGACTTTTGAGCTGATGGTGTCGCAGCCTGTGGAGTTTCCCCTTTATACGTCCAGCACCCGGCTGACCGATGCGCCAGGGCAGGTCGCGCCGATTGACTTTGATCAGATGAAGCCGCTGCCGCCCATTCGCACCGTACTGCAGACCCGATCCAAAAAGGAACGCGGCCCGCTCGAGGTGGCGCTGCACGCCGGACTGACAGAAATTGGCGCCCTGGATCTGTGGTGCACCGAGAAAGACGGCGATCGTCGCTGGCGGCTGCAGTTCGATGTGCGCAGCGCCACCCAGACCGATCGCGCCGCGCACGAGTCGGCGGCCGAAGCAGAGGGCGTCGTTGATGAAGCCAGCTGGGAGCAGTGCATGGAGTTGCTGGACCGCACCTTCTCTCCCGGCGGAACCGATGCGCCCGAGGGGCTGGTCAAGCGACTGGAAAAGGCGCTGGAACGGAATCGCAAGGATTGGCCTACCAGCCTGCTGCGACGGATCTGGGAGGCATTGATCGAACGCGATGCGGGCCGGCGCCGCAGCGCGACGCATGAAGCCCGCTGGCTGAACCTGCTGGGCTATTGCCTGCGTCCCGGTTATGGCCTGGCGGTTGATGACTGGCGCGTCGCCGAAACCTGGCGGAATGTCCAGGGGAAGCTGGCCCATGGGGCCGCCATCTGCCGGACCGAGTCGCTTATTCTGTGGCGCCGTATTTCTGGCGGGCTGTCGACCGGCCAGCAGCAAGCGGTGGCCGAGCCGTTACTGGCTCCCGTTCGCAATCTGAGTCGTCGGCTGGCCGGCGGACCGGCGCGGGGCGATCTGGCTTTCAGCCCGCATGAATCGCACGAGGTCTGGCGTCTGCTGGGTTCGCTGGAATTATTGGCGACGCCGATGAAGATTGAACTGGGCGACATGATTATCGCCATGTTCGGCAAAAAGAAACTGCAGCCGGCCCGCGCGGCGATGGTCTGGGCGCTTGGCCGGCTGGGCCAGCGGACTCCGTTGTATGGACCGCTGAATACGGTGACGCCTTCGGAAAAAGCGGGCGTCTGGCTGGAGCGGCTGATGGACGCTCCCGGCGAAGACCCGATCGACCTGTTTGCCGCCATGCAGATGGCCCGCCGCACCGACGACCGTTACCGCGATCTGGCGGAGCCGTTGCGGGCGGAAGTGCTGGAATACCTGCAACGGCGCCAGGCGCCGGCGCATTTTGTGGATCTAGTCCGCTCCGGCGGCTCGCTGGACCTGGAAGAGCAGGGAAAAGTCTTTGGAGAGTCGTTGCCCAAAGGCCTGCGGATTTCTTCCTAG
- a CDS encoding ABC transporter ATP-binding protein, translating into MARVALESVSKTFAGNPPAVDDITLEVQDREFLVLVGPSGCGKSTTLRLIAGLEQADTGRIEIGERMVNHTPPKDRNIAMVFQNYALYPHMTVADNMAFGLRLRYGGWWKRIWRYWTDRARAREFADRRKEIPQQVGEAARTLGIEALLSRLPRQLSGGERQRVALGRAIVRRPDAFLFDEPLSNLDAKLRGEMRREIKRLHLKLEATMVYVTHDQVEALTLGDRVVVMDRGRIQQVGRPMELYDRPQNRFVAGFIGSPSMSFFEGELQKLGGDDSLAEFRGGGLRLRFSECADLLNSARVSDSRLPVHLGVRPEDVRISPWRGEVSHQGESQPENAGKVVLLELLGESAMIHVETAAGIVVVCRSDGRTSVQVGEMVELAVDPPRVHWFDPATGERLGGRSCATEVVDQTG; encoded by the coding sequence GTGGCGAGAGTTGCTCTCGAGAGCGTATCCAAAACCTTTGCCGGCAATCCGCCGGCAGTGGATGATATTACTTTAGAGGTGCAGGATCGGGAGTTTTTAGTGCTGGTAGGACCCAGCGGTTGCGGCAAAAGCACCACGCTTCGCCTGATCGCCGGACTCGAGCAGGCCGATACCGGTCGAATCGAGATTGGGGAGCGTATGGTAAATCACACGCCGCCCAAGGATCGCAATATTGCGATGGTGTTCCAGAACTATGCTCTCTACCCTCATATGACGGTAGCGGACAACATGGCCTTTGGCCTGCGGTTGCGTTACGGCGGATGGTGGAAGCGGATTTGGCGTTACTGGACCGATCGAGCGCGGGCTCGCGAGTTCGCCGACAGGCGAAAAGAGATCCCGCAGCAGGTCGGCGAAGCGGCGCGAACCCTGGGAATCGAGGCGTTGTTGTCCCGGTTGCCCAGACAGCTTTCTGGCGGTGAGCGTCAGAGAGTGGCTTTGGGTCGGGCGATCGTCCGGCGGCCTGATGCTTTTTTGTTTGACGAACCCCTGTCGAATCTCGATGCGAAACTTCGCGGGGAGATGCGGCGAGAGATTAAAAGGCTTCACCTGAAACTGGAAGCCACGATGGTGTATGTCACCCACGACCAGGTCGAGGCGTTGACGCTTGGCGACCGGGTGGTGGTGATGGATCGTGGCAGGATCCAGCAAGTGGGCCGCCCAATGGAATTGTATGACAGGCCCCAGAATCGGTTTGTCGCGGGGTTTATTGGCTCCCCGTCGATGAGCTTCTTCGAGGGCGAGCTGCAGAAGTTGGGCGGCGATGATTCGCTGGCTGAGTTTCGCGGCGGAGGACTGCGGTTGCGGTTTTCCGAATGTGCTGACCTGCTAAATTCGGCTCGTGTGTCGGATTCTCGCCTGCCGGTGCATTTGGGAGTGCGGCCTGAAGATGTTCGCATCTCTCCCTGGCGGGGCGAGGTTTCGCACCAAGGGGAGAGCCAGCCAGAGAATGCCGGCAAAGTGGTGCTGCTCGAACTGCTGGGAGAGAGCGCCATGATTCATGTGGAAACGGCTGCCGGAATCGTGGTGGTGTGCCGGTCAGACGGTCGCACTTCGGTGCAGGTCGGAGAGATGGTCGAGTTGGCGGTGGATCCCCCGCGGGTCCACTGGTTCGATCCGGCGACGGGGGAGCGTCTTGGCGGGCGTTCCTGTGCGACAGAAGTTGTCGACCAGACAGGTTGA
- the nusA gene encoding transcription termination factor NusA, giving the protein MKPNELLRIVDALHREKNIDKEVVFQAIESALVSAARKHSGEDSEISFVIDRETGELAGVIDGEDVDFEETIGRIGAQTAKQVIIQKVREAERDALLDQFQELVGQLVNGVVLRAEPAAAIVQIENVEALLPRSEQIPGESHHVNERVRAVVFEVKPQGSRVKVVLSRTRPQLVQRLFEMEIPEIADGVIEINAMAREPGYRSKVAVSSSDQRVDCVGACVGVRGNRIKNIVDELSGERIDIVRYSDDARDLITNALQPASVDEVILCQMMGRAIVLVQEDQLSLAIGRRGQNVRLASKLCGWDIEIMTHEELEDRIDVAIVGFSQLDGVDEELANRLVGEGYLSYDDLSVIEPSDLMEMGSLTMEQAEAIAEQAEVKALAAEENAAAERQRQREKAQLQEQYETARRHEAAMLARQAEASGDPAAPADAAEEGAVEEGAVEEGAVEEGAVEEGAVEEGAVEETADADGATEPAASGDAEAGKSEDSAAPPVETSGEVSDTNESPAKDSVPSPGGDDEPTEETEVESKQT; this is encoded by the coding sequence ATGAAACCCAACGAGCTGTTGCGAATTGTCGACGCACTGCATCGCGAAAAGAATATTGATAAGGAAGTCGTGTTCCAGGCGATTGAGTCTGCGCTCGTTTCGGCGGCGCGGAAGCACAGTGGCGAAGATTCTGAGATCTCCTTCGTGATTGATCGCGAAACAGGCGAGTTGGCAGGCGTCATCGACGGCGAAGACGTCGATTTTGAAGAAACGATCGGCCGTATCGGGGCCCAGACCGCCAAACAGGTGATTATCCAGAAAGTTCGCGAAGCAGAACGCGACGCCTTGCTGGACCAGTTCCAGGAACTGGTGGGGCAGTTGGTCAATGGCGTGGTGCTACGCGCCGAACCGGCCGCCGCCATCGTGCAGATCGAAAACGTGGAAGCCTTGCTCCCGCGGAGCGAACAGATCCCCGGCGAATCGCATCATGTGAATGAGCGCGTCAGGGCGGTCGTGTTTGAAGTCAAACCGCAAGGCAGCCGCGTCAAAGTCGTGCTGAGCCGGACGCGACCGCAACTGGTGCAGCGACTGTTTGAGATGGAAATCCCCGAGATCGCCGACGGCGTGATCGAAATCAACGCCATGGCGCGTGAGCCCGGCTACCGCAGCAAGGTGGCTGTCAGCAGCAGCGACCAGCGCGTCGATTGCGTTGGCGCTTGTGTCGGCGTCCGCGGCAACCGCATCAAAAACATTGTCGACGAACTGAGCGGCGAACGGATTGATATCGTTCGCTACAGCGACGATGCCCGGGACCTGATCACCAACGCCCTGCAGCCAGCCTCGGTCGACGAGGTCATTCTCTGCCAGATGATGGGTCGCGCCATTGTCCTGGTGCAGGAAGATCAGTTGTCGCTGGCGATTGGCCGCCGCGGCCAGAATGTACGTCTCGCCAGTAAATTGTGCGGCTGGGACATTGAAATAATGACCCATGAAGAGCTGGAAGACCGGATCGACGTCGCCATCGTCGGCTTCAGCCAGCTCGACGGCGTCGACGAAGAACTCGCCAACCGCCTGGTGGGTGAAGGTTATCTGTCCTATGACGATCTGTCGGTGATTGAACCGTCCGACCTGATGGAAATGGGCAGCCTGACCATGGAGCAGGCCGAAGCGATCGCCGAACAGGCCGAGGTGAAAGCCCTCGCCGCCGAGGAAAACGCCGCCGCCGAACGTCAACGTCAGCGTGAGAAGGCGCAGCTGCAGGAACAGTACGAGACCGCCCGCCGCCACGAGGCCGCTATGCTGGCCCGACAGGCCGAAGCCTCGGGCGATCCGGCTGCCCCAGCAGACGCTGCCGAAGAAGGTGCTGTCGAAGAAGGTGCTGTCGAAGAAGGTGCTGTCGAAGAAGGTGCTGTCGAAGAAGGTGCTGTCGAAGAAGGTGCTGTCGAAGAAACGGCGGACGCAGACGGGGCGACTGAACCTGCCGCGTCGGGGGATGCCGAGGCGGGTAAATCAGAAGATTCCGCCGCGCCGCCCGTTGAAACTTCCGGCGAAGTAAGCGACACTAACGAATCCCCTGCCAAGGACTCCGTTCCATCGCCTGGCGGCGATGATGAACCAACGGAGGAAACCGAAGTGGAGAGCAAGCAAACCTAA